A genomic stretch from Polyangium spumosum includes:
- a CDS encoding PAS domain S-box protein: MIERRPGILARLERTSAEPASTEAEKDDTSSLREELAASFDAWIDATESLDPGALEAWVEHIGEAAEARGGDTRGVLRRLERAGQALLDAALEALEQGVPGADTGARRLVGAMNTAAAAFNRAFRAEAEEGARRATVLRAVTENAPDGIGIARADGTVVYANPAFCAMMGSEEASRGHFADFVHPDEHTKLAQMAEIAERTGNWEGCLRYQRADGTSFNAQLKAFRVRSEAGETIARCVLVRDATAEERAAAERRALEEEIQKAQAAALRELAAPLLPLAEGVLAMPLVGSLDASRTPRIIELMLEGITRTGAGHVIVDITGVPVVDAEVAESLVRAARAAELVGAEVVLTGVRGAVAKTLVDLDVDLGGMDTWSTLRAGVAHAIGHERQKRQMRRKGRGAGPSR, from the coding sequence ATGATCGAGCGGCGCCCAGGGATCCTCGCGCGCCTCGAACGAACGAGCGCGGAGCCCGCGTCGACCGAAGCCGAGAAGGACGACACGTCGTCCCTCCGCGAGGAGCTCGCCGCGAGCTTCGACGCGTGGATCGACGCGACCGAGAGCCTGGATCCAGGCGCGCTCGAGGCGTGGGTCGAGCACATCGGCGAGGCGGCGGAGGCGCGCGGCGGCGACACGCGCGGGGTGCTGCGGCGACTCGAACGCGCGGGACAAGCGCTGCTCGACGCGGCGCTCGAGGCCCTGGAGCAGGGCGTGCCGGGCGCGGACACGGGGGCGCGGCGGCTCGTCGGCGCGATGAACACGGCCGCGGCCGCCTTCAATCGAGCGTTCCGCGCGGAGGCCGAGGAGGGCGCGCGGCGCGCGACGGTGCTGCGCGCGGTGACGGAGAACGCGCCCGACGGGATCGGGATCGCCAGGGCCGACGGGACGGTGGTGTACGCGAACCCGGCGTTCTGCGCGATGATGGGCTCGGAGGAGGCGTCACGCGGGCACTTCGCGGATTTCGTGCACCCGGACGAGCACACGAAGCTCGCGCAGATGGCGGAGATCGCCGAGCGCACCGGGAACTGGGAGGGCTGCCTGCGCTACCAGCGCGCGGACGGGACGTCGTTCAACGCGCAGCTCAAGGCGTTCCGGGTGAGGTCGGAGGCCGGCGAGACGATCGCGCGGTGCGTGCTCGTGCGCGACGCGACGGCGGAAGAGCGGGCCGCGGCGGAGCGGCGCGCGCTCGAAGAGGAGATCCAGAAGGCGCAGGCCGCGGCGCTGCGAGAGCTCGCGGCGCCGCTCTTGCCGCTCGCCGAGGGGGTGCTCGCGATGCCGCTCGTCGGCTCGCTCGACGCGTCGCGGACGCCGCGGATCATCGAGCTGATGCTCGAGGGGATCACGCGGACGGGCGCGGGGCACGTGATCGTGGACATCACGGGCGTGCCCGTGGTGGACGCGGAGGTGGCCGAGTCGCTCGTGCGCGCGGCGAGGGCCGCCGAGCTCGTGGGCGCGGAGGTGGTGCTGACGGGCGTACGCGGCGCGGTGGCGAAGACGCTGGTCGACCTCGACGTGGACCTCGGCGGCATGGACACGTGGAGCACGCTGCGCGCGGGCGTGGCGCACGCGATCGGGCACGAGCGGCAGAAGCGGCAGATGCGACGGAAGGGCCGCGGAGCAGGGCCGAGCCGATGA
- a CDS encoding PAS domain S-box protein, whose protein sequence is MSERADTKLDPFAAAFAARREMLVDRLTREALSALGGTLGATLESFRADREIEVDIAIAAIHDGSRPFAVESWRRWIDGSVQRGYSASTMQGVLGAMRQVFVDVALELRASGVPGATSRIRAFIRSSSDALSLIDDELRARAELVHKKTRIFGALIENAPDGMGVAAPDGTLLHVNPALARLLERDDLPGHSIYELVAKHAEPIHREQVAKAVMEHGSWSGELTYQRASGETFDAHVTAFLVRDARGRGIARCAIIRDLTAARRAEEERRRLASEVIAAQRAALEELGTPLVPIAEGVLVMPLVGVLEPSRAERMLGVLLEGIGREDARVVILDLTGVKEASTEAAEALVRAAQAARLLGAEVVATGTGPELARTFVENGAELGIIVTKGTLRDGVAYALRVARGHERR, encoded by the coding sequence ATGAGCGAGCGCGCGGATACGAAGCTCGACCCGTTCGCGGCGGCGTTCGCCGCCCGAAGGGAGATGCTCGTCGATCGGCTGACGAGAGAGGCGCTGTCGGCGCTCGGCGGGACGCTCGGGGCCACGCTCGAGAGCTTCCGCGCCGATCGCGAGATCGAGGTCGACATCGCCATCGCGGCGATCCACGACGGCAGCAGGCCCTTCGCGGTCGAGAGCTGGCGGCGCTGGATCGACGGCTCGGTGCAGCGCGGCTACTCGGCGTCGACGATGCAGGGCGTGCTCGGCGCGATGCGGCAGGTCTTCGTCGACGTGGCGCTCGAGCTCCGCGCGTCGGGCGTCCCGGGGGCGACGTCGCGGATCCGCGCGTTCATCCGCTCGTCGAGCGACGCGCTCTCCCTGATCGACGACGAGCTGCGCGCGCGGGCGGAGCTCGTGCACAAGAAGACGCGGATCTTCGGGGCACTGATCGAGAACGCGCCGGACGGGATGGGGGTGGCGGCCCCGGACGGGACGTTGCTCCACGTGAACCCGGCGCTCGCGCGGCTGCTCGAGCGGGACGACCTCCCGGGGCACTCGATCTACGAGCTCGTGGCGAAACACGCGGAGCCGATCCACCGCGAGCAGGTGGCGAAGGCGGTGATGGAGCATGGCTCGTGGAGCGGGGAGCTCACGTACCAGCGCGCGAGCGGCGAGACGTTCGACGCGCACGTGACGGCGTTCCTCGTGCGCGACGCGCGAGGCCGCGGCATCGCGCGGTGCGCGATCATCCGGGACCTGACGGCGGCGCGGCGCGCGGAGGAGGAGCGGCGGCGGCTCGCCTCCGAGGTGATCGCGGCGCAGAGGGCGGCGCTCGAGGAGCTCGGGACGCCGCTCGTTCCGATCGCGGAGGGCGTGCTCGTGATGCCGCTCGTCGGGGTGCTCGAGCCGTCGCGGGCCGAGCGGATGCTCGGGGTGCTGCTCGAAGGCATCGGGCGCGAGGACGCGCGGGTGGTGATCCTCGACCTGACGGGCGTAAAAGAGGCGAGCACGGAGGCGGCCGAGGCGCTCGTGCGCGCGGCGCAGGCGGCGCGGCTGCTCGGCGCCGAGGTGGTCGCGACGGGGACGGGGCCGGAGCTCGCGCGGACATTCGTGGAAAATGGGGCGGAACTAGGAATCATCGTGACGAAGGGCACGCTGCGCGACGGGGTCGCGTATGCGCTCCGCGTGGCCCGGGGGCACGAGCGCCGCTGA
- a CDS encoding CAP domain-containing protein produces MKHLTMFLLLTVGSFSLIGCGGPMEAEDEYADVETEEMDEALGEGLFVEEDENTKEFAPEEDAADLVAWCDDVVSWNQAWSDYEAQVLTLVNQKRAAGATCGGVKYAPAPPLTLDDRLRCAARKHSKDMGVKNFFSHTGSNGSTPWQRIKSAGYTYTQAAENIAAGYSTPSAVVTGWMNSSGHCKNIMKSSLKHLGVGYYEGTVGYKKYWTQDFGKQ; encoded by the coding sequence ATGAAACACCTCACGATGTTCCTGCTCCTGACGGTGGGTTCGTTCTCTCTCATTGGCTGCGGCGGCCCCATGGAGGCAGAGGACGAATACGCGGACGTTGAGACCGAGGAAATGGACGAGGCTTTGGGGGAGGGCCTCTTCGTCGAGGAAGACGAGAACACGAAGGAGTTTGCCCCCGAGGAGGACGCGGCGGATCTCGTGGCGTGGTGCGACGACGTGGTGAGCTGGAACCAGGCCTGGAGCGATTACGAGGCGCAGGTGCTGACGCTGGTGAACCAGAAACGCGCGGCCGGCGCGACCTGCGGCGGCGTGAAGTATGCGCCCGCGCCGCCCTTGACGCTCGACGACCGGCTGCGGTGCGCGGCGCGCAAGCATTCGAAGGACATGGGCGTGAAGAATTTCTTCAGCCACACCGGGTCGAATGGGTCGACGCCCTGGCAACGCATCAAGAGCGCAGGCTACACGTACACGCAGGCGGCCGAGAACATCGCCGCCGGGTATTCGACGCCGTCGGCGGTGGTCACGGGCTGGATGAACAGCTCGGGACATTGCAAGAACATCATGAAGTCTTCCCTCAAGCACCTCGGCGTGGGGTATTACGAGGGGACGGTCGGATACAAGAAGTACTGGACGCAGGATTTCGGGAAGCAGTAG
- a CDS encoding IS1 family transposase: MGNHLSLAERTAVVSHLVEGASVRATSRLTGTCKEAILSLLVRVGEGCDRLHNRLVCGLDIREIQCDEIWSYVAKKQARVKPEDPAEYGDAYAYLALARTKKLIVSYRVGKRDEATTKAFVADLRARLVTIPEVSTDGWQSYPVAIGQSFGGAVDHAVIHKDYSKKGRREGPADHRYEPPRDPFITKKTAHGAPNLDRASTSHVERANLTVRMHVRRFTRLCNGFSRKIENHRAAVALHVAFYNFVRVHEALRVTPAMEAGIADHVWTVEELVERALAAAPCEPPKPRELAPAAAAPGAKPSAARKLPDGKGWLRVIDGGRAPSNQAPKPPPPPVPVRYPTPHVDDHEARWEQMDLLAWREREKRLAFFDEEPEDE; this comes from the coding sequence GTGGGCAATCACCTTTCGCTTGCCGAGCGTACCGCCGTCGTTTCTCACCTCGTGGAGGGCGCCAGCGTGCGCGCAACGTCCAGGCTCACGGGCACGTGCAAGGAAGCGATCCTCTCGCTTCTCGTGCGGGTCGGCGAGGGCTGCGATCGATTGCACAATCGGCTCGTCTGCGGTTTGGATATCCGTGAAATCCAGTGCGACGAGATTTGGTCCTACGTCGCGAAGAAGCAGGCCCGGGTGAAGCCCGAGGATCCGGCCGAGTACGGCGACGCCTACGCGTACCTCGCGCTCGCCCGGACCAAGAAACTGATCGTGTCCTACCGCGTGGGGAAGCGAGACGAGGCCACGACCAAGGCTTTCGTAGCGGACCTCCGCGCTCGTCTCGTGACGATTCCCGAGGTCTCCACGGACGGTTGGCAGTCGTATCCGGTGGCGATCGGGCAGAGCTTCGGGGGCGCGGTCGACCACGCCGTGATCCACAAGGACTACTCGAAGAAGGGGCGGCGCGAGGGACCGGCGGACCACCGCTACGAACCCCCGCGGGACCCCTTCATCACGAAGAAGACCGCGCACGGTGCGCCGAACCTCGACCGCGCGAGCACGTCTCACGTCGAGCGTGCGAACCTCACGGTCCGGATGCATGTCCGCCGGTTTACGCGGCTCTGCAACGGCTTCAGCCGGAAGATCGAGAATCACCGCGCGGCCGTCGCCCTGCACGTGGCGTTCTACAACTTCGTCCGCGTGCACGAGGCGCTCCGGGTGACCCCGGCCATGGAGGCGGGGATTGCGGATCACGTCTGGACGGTGGAAGAGCTCGTCGAGCGCGCCCTAGCGGCGGCCCCGTGCGAGCCTCCCAAGCCTCGGGAGCTTGCTCCGGCGGCTGCCGCCCCGGGAGCGAAGCCGAGCGCCGCCAGGAAGCTCCCGGACGGCAAGGGATGGCTCCGGGTCATCGACGGAGGCAGGGCCCCGTCAAATCAGGCGCCGAAGCCCCCGCCGCCTCCGGTTCCCGTCCGATACCCGACGCCGCACGTGGACGACCACGAGGCGCGATGGGAGCAGATGGATCTTCTCGCGTGGCGCGAGCGGGAGAAGCGGCTTGCGTTCTTCGACGAGGAACCCGAAGACGAGTAG
- a CDS encoding helix-turn-helix transcriptional regulator, whose translation MTRSARVVEVLGYIGANVRRLRLSRGLTQEQLAEAAELDLRFLQRVERGQTNVGVAVIVALAGALGVPPGRLFRKATLPEAKPGRPRKRTQGWR comes from the coding sequence GTGACCCGCTCCGCCCGCGTCGTCGAGGTCCTCGGCTACATCGGGGCGAACGTGCGCCGTCTGCGCCTGTCCCGCGGGCTCACGCAGGAACAACTCGCCGAGGCCGCGGAACTCGATCTTCGCTTCCTTCAGCGGGTCGAGCGTGGTCAGACCAACGTCGGCGTCGCCGTGATCGTGGCGCTCGCGGGCGCGCTCGGCGTGCCTCCCGGGAGGCTCTTCCGAAAAGCAACACTTCCCGAAGCAAAGCCCGGCAGACCGCGCAAGAGGACGCAGGGATGGCGCTGA
- a CDS encoding sigma-70 family RNA polymerase sigma factor, which produces MIRYRASPGGGAPIVEADAEDIEAMRPMLLRHALALGVERRHADDVVQETMITTWIALGEGRVRGGEKTPPAAAFQGFARQTAWFHAMNLSRRGSGREVPVSSLRDVPILVSPDPTHAIEARDVLAKVMASSPKVAHVVELAARGLIGADAAREAGQHRATFHAHEKKLRAALQKLGAAPPKQAPHPTRKNRKQKR; this is translated from the coding sequence GTGATCCGGTACCGCGCCTCCCCCGGCGGGGGCGCGCCGATCGTAGAGGCGGACGCGGAGGACATCGAGGCCATGCGCCCGATGCTCCTTCGCCATGCCCTCGCGCTCGGCGTGGAACGGCGGCACGCGGACGACGTCGTGCAGGAGACGATGATCACGACGTGGATCGCGCTCGGCGAGGGACGCGTGCGGGGCGGGGAGAAGACGCCCCCCGCGGCTGCGTTTCAGGGGTTCGCGCGACAGACGGCGTGGTTCCACGCCATGAACCTCTCGCGGCGCGGCTCCGGGCGCGAGGTCCCCGTGTCCTCGCTTCGGGACGTTCCGATCCTCGTGTCGCCGGACCCGACGCACGCGATCGAGGCGCGGGACGTGCTCGCAAAGGTCATGGCGTCGAGCCCAAAGGTCGCCCACGTCGTAGAACTCGCCGCCCGCGGGCTCATCGGGGCCGACGCGGCGCGAGAGGCAGGCCAGCACCGGGCGACCTTCCACGCCCACGAGAAGAAGCTTCGCGCCGCCCTCCAGAAGCTCGGCGCGGCTCCCCCGAAGCAGGCTCCACACCCCACGCGGAAGAACCGGAAGCAAAAGCGCTGA
- a CDS encoding RloB domain-containing protein produces the protein MVSRGRRDADIRRHKPKREPKHRILIVAEGKATERHYFSAFRQKVKNPLVHVEVARETGVPVTVVEIAKRERDIAAQRAKEEKDENLLWNEVWAVIDVDEHPNLEAAQKAATESSIRMAVSNPCFELWLLLHFQDQRAHIHRHKAQSMMRQHLPDYDKVLDGKSFDRIHAGYEDALRRARELAEEAARHGSPGRNPSTGVPALTESIRAGGAR, from the coding sequence GTGGTCTCCCGAGGACGCCGCGACGCCGACATCCGTCGGCACAAGCCGAAGCGCGAGCCCAAGCACCGGATCCTCATCGTCGCCGAGGGAAAGGCGACGGAGCGCCACTACTTCAGCGCGTTCAGGCAGAAGGTGAAGAACCCTCTGGTGCACGTCGAAGTCGCCCGAGAGACGGGCGTCCCCGTGACCGTCGTCGAGATCGCCAAGCGCGAACGCGACATCGCCGCGCAGCGAGCGAAGGAGGAGAAGGACGAGAACCTCCTCTGGAACGAGGTCTGGGCCGTCATCGACGTCGACGAGCATCCGAACCTCGAAGCCGCGCAGAAGGCCGCCACCGAGAGCTCGATCCGGATGGCCGTGTCGAACCCCTGCTTCGAGTTGTGGTTGCTCCTGCACTTCCAGGACCAGCGGGCGCACATCCACCGGCACAAGGCGCAGTCGATGATGCGGCAACACCTGCCCGACTACGACAAGGTCCTCGACGGCAAGAGCTTCGATCGGATCCACGCAGGCTACGAAGACGCCCTGCGAAGGGCGCGAGAGCTCGCGGAAGAGGCGGCGCGGCACGGGAGCCCCGGCAGGAACCCGAGCACCGGGGTTCCCGCGCTGACCGAGTCGATCCGCGCAGGCGGCGCTCGCTGA
- a CDS encoding AAA family ATPase translates to MALYGANASGKTNVVGAMGFMREVVITSQRLWEPEGGTPQEPFALSDKATESSLFEVDFLLDGKRHRYGFVLDSAAIEEEWLYTFLDGEARVAFERKGETFEFGDQLADENNEVIASLTRGNSLFLSAAAQNNHRLLRPLYGWFGSMWFEFHQGATPSIPARAQLLRRIFGAERQLSLFSDIESELDVRERQRESIRRLLQSADIGIKDIKIEKQKLLFMHRAEDPAREVWLPLSAQSAGTVALLNIAVPLLDVLAGGGLLCIDELEASLHPKLALELLRLFNDPKHNPHGAQLVFTTHDTNLLGNTLGEPPLRRDQIWFTEKDQAGATHLYPLTDFHPKQQENIERGYLQGRYGAIPFLGDLLAKGD, encoded by the coding sequence GTGGCGCTTTATGGGGCGAATGCTTCGGGGAAAACCAACGTCGTTGGCGCGATGGGTTTCATGCGCGAGGTGGTGATCACATCGCAGCGCCTCTGGGAGCCGGAGGGTGGTACGCCCCAGGAGCCCTTTGCGCTTTCCGACAAGGCGACCGAGTCATCATTGTTCGAGGTCGACTTCCTGCTGGATGGCAAGAGGCACCGATATGGCTTCGTCCTGGACTCCGCCGCCATCGAGGAGGAGTGGTTGTACACGTTTCTCGATGGCGAGGCCCGGGTCGCTTTCGAGCGAAAGGGGGAAACGTTCGAGTTTGGTGACCAACTGGCCGACGAAAACAATGAAGTCATCGCCTCCCTGACCCGCGGCAATAGTTTGTTCTTGTCTGCCGCGGCGCAAAACAATCACCGGTTGTTGCGACCGCTCTACGGTTGGTTTGGGAGTATGTGGTTCGAGTTCCATCAGGGAGCCACGCCGAGCATTCCTGCACGAGCGCAGCTCCTTCGCAGAATTTTCGGTGCAGAGCGGCAGCTATCTTTGTTCTCCGATATCGAGTCCGAGCTCGACGTCCGGGAACGTCAACGCGAATCGATCCGGCGCTTGCTCCAGTCTGCGGACATTGGCATCAAGGATATCAAAATCGAGAAGCAGAAGTTGTTGTTCATGCATCGTGCGGAAGACCCCGCACGAGAGGTCTGGTTACCTCTGTCTGCGCAATCCGCCGGCACCGTCGCGCTCCTCAACATCGCAGTTCCGCTCCTCGATGTGCTCGCGGGCGGCGGTCTCCTCTGCATCGACGAGCTCGAAGCCAGCCTGCACCCGAAGCTCGCGCTCGAGCTCCTGCGCCTCTTCAACGATCCGAAGCACAACCCCCACGGCGCGCAGCTCGTGTTCACCACGCACGACACCAACCTGCTCGGCAACACCCTCGGCGAGCCACCTCTGCGGCGTGATCAGATCTGGTTCACCGAGAAGGACCAGGCCGGCGCGACGCACCTCTACCCGCTCACGGACTTCCATCCCAAGCAGCAGGAGAACATCGAGCGGGGATACCTCCAGGGTCGCTACGGCGCCATCCCGTTCCTCGGGGACCTCCTCGCGAAGGGGGATTGA
- a CDS encoding SPFH domain-containing protein: MPLLFVLGFLLLVYLLAGLRQINQWEIALRFTLGKFSGRVQPGLTLFLPGFQSLRKIDTRTKNRDLLRQMVITRDNVTTMVDTVLYYKVVDPEKATLAVENYEAAVKDRAKVVLRDVVGETRLDELLAHREEVAAKVRVQVESTVSQWGLHVELIGLQDVQLPPQMQEVLAKVAIAERDRKYVVIKSEADVESAKNFAEAASILSKAPGAMELRRFEALANLSQGNTKVIFDLAKPYDDVRHTAAAMAEAATAEQGQRMRVDNPGDGALRTAAQHEAEAIAEAEAELQARKFLASGRKM, from the coding sequence ATGCCGCTCCTCTTCGTGCTCGGGTTTCTCCTCCTCGTGTATCTCCTCGCGGGTCTCCGGCAGATCAACCAGTGGGAGATCGCGCTGCGCTTCACGCTCGGCAAGTTCTCGGGCCGGGTGCAGCCGGGGCTCACGCTTTTCCTGCCGGGCTTCCAGAGCCTGCGCAAGATCGACACGCGCACGAAGAACCGCGATCTCTTGCGGCAGATGGTCATCACGCGCGACAACGTGACGACGATGGTCGACACGGTCCTTTATTACAAGGTCGTCGACCCGGAGAAGGCCACGCTCGCCGTCGAGAACTACGAGGCGGCGGTGAAGGATCGGGCGAAGGTCGTCCTGCGCGACGTCGTCGGCGAGACGCGCCTCGACGAGCTGCTCGCGCACCGCGAGGAGGTCGCCGCCAAGGTGCGCGTGCAGGTCGAATCGACGGTCTCGCAGTGGGGCCTGCACGTCGAGCTCATCGGCCTTCAGGACGTGCAGCTCCCGCCGCAGATGCAGGAGGTCCTCGCGAAGGTCGCGATCGCCGAGCGGGATCGCAAGTACGTGGTCATCAAGAGCGAGGCCGACGTGGAGAGCGCGAAGAACTTCGCCGAGGCGGCCTCGATCCTCTCGAAGGCGCCGGGCGCGATGGAGCTGCGGCGCTTCGAGGCCCTGGCGAACCTGAGCCAGGGCAACACGAAGGTCATCTTCGACCTCGCCAAGCCCTACGACGACGTCCGGCACACGGCGGCGGCGATGGCCGAGGCGGCGACGGCCGAGCAGGGGCAACGCATGCGCGTGGACAACCCCGGCGACGGCGCGCTCCGCACGGCGGCGCAACACGAGGCCGAGGCGATCGCGGAGGCCGAGGCCGAGCTGCAGGCCCGCAAGTTCCTGGCCTCGGGCCGGAAGATGTAA
- the purM gene encoding phosphoribosylformylglycinamidine cyclo-ligase, protein MAITYSQAGVDIDRGDALVERIKKLARPTRIPEVVADVGGFAGLCALPSGLVDPILVSGTDGVGTKLKVAFAANVHDTVGQDLVAMCVNDVITVGARPLFFLDYFATGTLDVDVGEAVVRGIAEGCKLAGCALLGGETAELPGMYAPGEYDLAGFAVGVVERAKMLDGTKARAGDVVLGVASSGLHSNGYSLARKVLFERMGLGVHDEVPGLGKSAAEALLVPTRIYARAVRELLAAAGEAVRGLSHITGGGLPGNLPRVLPEGLGAWLDLSAYERPAIFRVIAERGPVEEAEMRRTFNLGVGLVVVVAPEAEAAALAALRGAGEEAFRLGEVTSVGADVAFEDRVRFDR, encoded by the coding sequence ATGGCCATCACGTACAGCCAGGCAGGCGTGGACATCGACCGAGGCGACGCGCTCGTCGAGCGCATCAAGAAGCTCGCGCGGCCGACGCGTATCCCCGAGGTCGTCGCCGACGTCGGCGGCTTCGCGGGCCTCTGCGCCCTGCCGAGCGGGCTCGTCGACCCGATCCTCGTCAGCGGGACGGACGGCGTCGGCACGAAGCTCAAGGTCGCGTTCGCCGCGAACGTGCACGACACCGTGGGCCAGGACCTCGTCGCCATGTGCGTGAACGACGTGATCACCGTCGGCGCGCGCCCCCTGTTTTTCCTGGACTACTTCGCGACCGGCACGCTCGACGTCGACGTCGGCGAGGCCGTCGTGCGAGGCATCGCCGAGGGCTGCAAGCTCGCCGGCTGCGCGCTGCTCGGCGGCGAGACGGCGGAGTTGCCGGGCATGTACGCGCCGGGCGAGTACGACCTCGCCGGCTTCGCGGTGGGCGTCGTCGAGCGCGCGAAGATGCTCGACGGGACGAAGGCGCGCGCGGGCGACGTCGTGCTCGGCGTCGCGTCGAGCGGCCTGCACTCGAACGGGTATTCGCTGGCGCGCAAGGTGCTCTTCGAGCGCATGGGGCTCGGGGTCCACGACGAGGTCCCCGGGCTCGGCAAGAGCGCGGCCGAGGCGCTGCTCGTGCCGACGCGGATCTATGCCCGCGCCGTGCGGGAGCTGCTCGCGGCCGCGGGCGAGGCCGTGCGCGGCCTCTCGCACATCACGGGCGGGGGCTTGCCGGGCAACCTGCCGCGTGTCCTGCCGGAGGGGCTCGGCGCGTGGCTCGATCTGTCCGCGTACGAAAGGCCTGCGATCTTCCGGGTGATCGCCGAGCGAGGGCCGGTCGAGGAGGCCGAGATGCGGCGCACGTTCAACCTCGGCGTGGGGCTCGTCGTGGTGGTCGCGCCCGAGGCCGAGGCTGCCGCGCTCGCTGCGCTGCGTGGCGCCGGCGAAGAGGCCTTCCGGCTCGGCGAGGTCACCTCGGTCGGGGCCGACGTCGCGTTCGAAGATCGGGTCCGATTCGACCGATAG
- a CDS encoding (deoxy)nucleoside triphosphate pyrophosphohydrolase has translation MTDASPRPPVLVAAAVLVEEGRVLLTQRKRGTHLAGAWEFPGGKVEPGEDPRAALVRELVEEIGVEVSVGDPVEVTFHKYPEKSVLLLFFWVTRLPGSPDPRPLDVADVKWAGAGDLAPELFPPADVAILSKVRALLSPDT, from the coding sequence ATGACCGACGCTTCGCCACGTCCGCCCGTCCTCGTCGCCGCCGCCGTCCTCGTCGAAGAGGGGCGCGTCCTGCTCACCCAGCGCAAGCGCGGCACGCACCTCGCGGGCGCCTGGGAGTTCCCCGGCGGCAAGGTCGAGCCCGGCGAAGACCCGCGCGCGGCCCTCGTGCGCGAGCTCGTCGAGGAGATCGGCGTGGAGGTCTCGGTGGGCGACCCCGTCGAGGTGACGTTCCACAAATACCCCGAGAAATCGGTCCTCCTGCTCTTCTTTTGGGTGACGCGCCTGCCCGGCTCGCCCGATCCGCGTCCGCTCGACGTCGCCGACGTGAAGTGGGCCGGGGCGGGCGACCTCGCTCCCGAGCTCTTCCCGCCGGCGGATGTCGCGATCCTCTCGAAGGTGCGGGCGCTGCTCTCGCCCGACACGTAA
- a CDS encoding flavin monoamine oxidase family protein, which translates to MEENAQGAPREVSVVVVGAGLSGLVAARRLAAAGVSFVVLEARDRVGGRTLSHTTPLGDRVELGAQWIGPTQDRMAKLVAELGLSTFPQWHDGKKVLSLGGTLTTYRTSIPSLSLIGAVDLGISIQRIEALVKEVPIEDPLAAAKALEWDGTTVEAWKRKNVKTRGAKAMLDTAVRAVFAAEPSELSLLFFLYYLRQGGGLMRCAEIVNGAQETRLAEGFQEVSKRLAAGLGEERVVLGAPVRRIAEDASGVTVTSDAGAWRCKRVIVAVPPALAGRIDYEPGLPAIRDQLTQRAPMGSVIKCVATYEAPFWRQAGYSGEALSDVGAVKLAFDDSPEDGSRGALVGFFMGKDARAMSGKTPEERKKAAVDSFTRFFGPRASSPIDYVDQDWPAERWSRGCYSMVLGPGVLSAHASALRAPVGRVHWAGTETARIWTGYMEGAVEAGERASDEVLAVLG; encoded by the coding sequence ATGGAAGAAAACGCGCAAGGAGCGCCGCGCGAGGTGTCGGTGGTGGTCGTCGGCGCGGGGCTCAGCGGCCTCGTGGCGGCGCGGCGGCTCGCGGCGGCGGGCGTCTCGTTCGTGGTGCTGGAGGCGCGGGATCGGGTCGGCGGCCGGACCCTGAGCCACACGACCCCGCTCGGCGATCGCGTCGAGCTCGGCGCGCAATGGATCGGACCCACGCAGGATCGAATGGCCAAGCTCGTCGCCGAGCTCGGCCTGTCGACGTTCCCGCAATGGCACGACGGCAAGAAGGTGCTCTCGCTCGGCGGCACGCTCACGACGTACCGGACCTCGATCCCGAGCCTGTCCTTGATCGGCGCCGTCGACCTCGGGATCTCGATCCAGCGCATCGAGGCGCTCGTGAAAGAGGTCCCCATCGAGGACCCGCTCGCGGCGGCGAAGGCGCTCGAATGGGACGGGACCACGGTCGAGGCGTGGAAACGCAAGAACGTGAAGACCCGCGGCGCCAAGGCAATGCTCGACACCGCGGTGCGGGCGGTCTTCGCGGCGGAGCCGTCCGAGCTCTCCCTCTTGTTTTTCCTGTATTACCTGCGTCAAGGCGGCGGCCTGATGCGGTGCGCGGAGATCGTGAACGGCGCGCAGGAGACGCGCCTCGCCGAGGGTTTCCAGGAGGTCTCGAAGCGGCTCGCGGCAGGCCTCGGCGAAGAGCGCGTCGTTCTGGGCGCGCCCGTGCGGCGTATCGCCGAGGACGCGTCGGGCGTGACCGTGACCTCGGACGCAGGCGCGTGGCGGTGCAAGCGGGTGATCGTGGCGGTGCCGCCGGCGCTCGCCGGCCGGATCGATTACGAGCCGGGCCTGCCGGCGATCCGGGATCAGCTCACGCAGCGGGCGCCGATGGGCAGCGTGATCAAATGCGTCGCGACGTACGAGGCGCCGTTCTGGCGGCAAGCGGGGTATTCGGGAGAGGCGCTCTCCGATGTCGGCGCGGTGAAGCTCGCCTTCGACGATTCTCCCGAGGACGGCTCGCGCGGCGCGCTCGTCGGGTTCTTCATGGGCAAGGACGCGCGCGCCATGAGCGGAAAAACCCCCGAGGAGCGGAAGAAGGCCGCCGTCGATTCGTTCACGCGGTTCTTCGGCCCGCGCGCGTCCTCGCCGATCGATTACGTCGATCAGGACTGGCCGGCCGAGCGCTGGTCGCGCGGCTGTTATTCCATGGTCCTCGGCCCGGGCGTGCTCTCCGCGCACGCCTCCGCGCTGCGCGCCCCCGTGGGCCGCGTGCATTGGGCCGGGACGGAGACGGCTCGGATATGGACGGGATACATGGAAGGCGCGGTCGAAGCAGGCGAGCGCGCCTCGGACGAGGTGCTCGCCGTCCTCGGTTGA